The following coding sequences lie in one Spirosoma sp. KUDC1026 genomic window:
- a CDS encoding NIPSNAP family protein translates to MLKLYFLILCGTLLASTTSMGAPRPPKPDSRLYEMRIYYPNPGKYEAIVDRFRQHTTKLFAKHGMENIGYWTPTDTSRKELIYILAYPNREARDASWKAFGSDPDWIKARDASEENGKLVNHVDQIFMTESDLSLAIKTKAGKKPRTFELRSYTAAPGKLDALLTRFRDHTLKLFSKHDMTHIGYWITQEKEGVQPRLLYILAHPSEAEGKQHFKDFGNDPAWQKALKESEANGKLTDKVESVYMNATDYSPIR, encoded by the coding sequence ATGTTAAAACTTTATTTCTTAATCCTGTGCGGCACACTACTGGCCAGCACCACAAGTATGGGTGCACCCCGCCCCCCAAAGCCTGATTCTCGTCTGTATGAGATGCGTATTTACTACCCAAATCCTGGAAAGTACGAAGCTATTGTCGATCGATTCCGGCAGCACACGACGAAGCTGTTCGCCAAACATGGCATGGAAAACATTGGCTACTGGACGCCCACCGACACCAGCCGGAAGGAACTCATCTACATCCTGGCATATCCAAACCGCGAAGCCCGCGATGCCTCCTGGAAAGCGTTCGGCAGTGATCCGGACTGGATCAAGGCACGCGATGCGTCTGAGGAGAACGGCAAGCTAGTCAACCACGTCGATCAGATCTTCATGACTGAGTCAGATCTGTCACTAGCCATTAAAACAAAGGCAGGCAAGAAGCCGCGGACATTCGAGCTACGCTCCTACACAGCCGCGCCGGGCAAACTGGACGCTCTGCTTACTCGCTTCCGGGATCATACGCTGAAACTGTTCAGCAAACACGACATGACGCACATTGGCTACTGGATCACGCAGGAAAAAGAAGGCGTTCAGCCACGGCTGCTCTATATCCTGGCTCACCCCAGCGAAGCCGAAGGCAAACAACATTTCAAGGACTTTGGCAATGACCCTGCCTGGCAGAAAGCACTCAAGGAATCGGAAGCGAATGGTAAGCTGACCGATAAAGTAGAATCCGTTTACATGAACGCCACGGATTATTCGCCAATTCGCTAA
- a CDS encoding Txe/YoeB family addiction module toxin encodes MNLSWDKNAREDYVYWQQTDKSVLRRINELVKECMRTPFDGKGKPEPLKENLSGFWSRRITDEHRLVYRVEADRLHIIQCRFHY; translated from the coding sequence ATGAATCTGTCGTGGGATAAGAATGCGCGGGAAGACTATGTATATTGGCAGCAAACCGACAAGAGTGTGTTGCGTCGCATTAACGAGCTCGTTAAAGAATGCATGCGGACGCCGTTTGATGGGAAAGGGAAACCCGAACCCCTGAAGGAAAACTTATCCGGCTTTTGGTCGCGTCGCATTACAGATGAGCACCGGCTCGTTTACCGCGTTGAAGCAGACCGGCTTCATATTATTCAATGCCGGTTTCACTACTGA
- a CDS encoding type II toxin-antitoxin system Phd/YefM family antitoxin, translating to MQVVNYSEFRRSMKAKLDQVSDDNDMIVINRSENKNVVLISLREYNSLKETLHLLSSENNRNRLMSAVERANWGEQEDHDLIDE from the coding sequence ATGCAGGTAGTCAATTACTCCGAATTTCGCCGGTCAATGAAGGCCAAGCTCGATCAAGTCAGTGATGATAATGATATGATTGTGATCAATCGCAGCGAAAACAAGAACGTTGTGTTGATCTCGTTGCGGGAATACAACTCGTTAAAGGAAACACTTCACCTGCTGAGTTCAGAAAACAATCGCAATCGCCTGATGAGCGCCGTAGAACGTGCAAATTGGGGAGAGCAGGAGGACCACGACCTGATCGACGAATAA
- a CDS encoding nucleotidyltransferase domain-containing protein, translating to MITPLDTLGSEFKEGLQAIYGSQLTSLILFGSYARGDFQPESDVDFAIVLKDPATRPSAEIFRLAPLSAELSLKYGLLISVLPVSEQKLNTSGQGVYEAIRNEGIQL from the coding sequence ATGATAACTCCTCTTGACACTCTGGGAAGCGAATTCAAAGAAGGCTTGCAAGCAATCTACGGCAGTCAGTTGACTAGTCTGATTTTGTTTGGCTCCTATGCACGAGGTGACTTTCAGCCAGAATCTGACGTAGATTTTGCTATCGTATTAAAAGATCCAGCTACGCGCCCATCAGCAGAAATATTTCGTCTGGCTCCCCTCAGCGCTGAGCTTAGCCTTAAATATGGGCTTCTAATTTCTGTATTACCAGTCTCGGAACAAAAGCTAAATACATCCGGGCAGGGTGTTTACGAAGCTATCCGGAATGAAGGAATCCAGTTATGA
- a CDS encoding HEPN domain-containing protein, which yields MSKLYEAQLALERAEDTLEESVHNLDGGFTTATANRAYYVIFYCLTALLYTEGVQTKRHSGAQGKFHELFIRTARFPHETINWIQAAFQLRQAGDYDLETDISMEEAKQSLDNARQFYLLTKAYIDKIVSQ from the coding sequence ATGAGCAAATTATACGAAGCTCAACTCGCCCTTGAGCGAGCGGAAGATACACTCGAAGAATCCGTCCATAACCTAGATGGCGGCTTCACTACAGCAACTGCAAATCGAGCTTATTACGTTATTTTTTACTGTCTAACAGCACTTCTATACACAGAGGGAGTGCAGACGAAGCGGCACTCTGGCGCACAGGGTAAATTTCACGAATTGTTTATTCGCACGGCTCGCTTTCCCCATGAAACGATTAACTGGATACAGGCTGCTTTCCAACTCCGTCAGGCAGGTGACTATGACCTGGAAACCGATATATCTATGGAGGAAGCCAAACAATCGCTCGATAATGCTCGTCAGTTTTATTTACTGACAAAAGCATATATCGACAAGATTGTTAGCCAGTAG
- a CDS encoding ABC transporter ATP-binding protein has protein sequence MTTKTKSNAKTADTKPDVSWRERFAALGNLPAFFRLIWEVSPGLFLGNAFLRLIRAAVPAATLYVGKLIIDQVVALTNNTGSDDTTFLWWLVAAEFGLAVLSTALGRAVSLMDGLLGDLFANQISVRLMEHAATLDLEQFEDATFYDKLERARRQSTGRTVLLSGVFGQIQELISVGFLAAGLAVYNPWLLLLILIAVTPSFIGDNYFNQRSYSLSRSWTPERRELDYLRYVGASDETAKEVKIFGLSDFLIDRFRSLSWEYFTKNRTLAISRAGWGTMLTILGTAGYYGAYVWIVARAVNGTISLGDLTFLAGSFRQVRSSLEGILLQFSSLTQEAIYLQDLFDFFAIKPLIYSPATFRPFPNPIQQGFTFENVGFKYTNSERWAVRDLSFTLRAGEKLALVGENGAGKTTLVKLLARLYDPTEGRILLDGYDLREYDLTVLRQNIGVIFQDYTRFKMSAGTNIAVGDVSERMNQSRIETAAQQSLADTVIAKLEGGYDQQLGRSFGKGVELSGGEWQKVALGRAYMRDAQLVILDEPTAALDARAEYDVFQRFAKLTEGHSSVIISHRFSTVRMADRILVLDKGTLLEIGSHDELLRQDGRYAELFKLQARGYQ, from the coding sequence ATGACAACAAAGACTAAATCGAATGCTAAGACCGCTGATACTAAGCCAGACGTGAGTTGGCGCGAACGCTTTGCCGCGCTTGGAAACCTGCCTGCTTTTTTTCGCCTGATATGGGAAGTGTCGCCGGGCCTGTTCCTGGGAAATGCCTTCCTGCGACTCATCCGGGCGGCCGTGCCAGCGGCTACACTTTACGTCGGTAAACTGATCATTGATCAGGTGGTCGCCCTCACGAATAATACGGGTTCGGATGATACAACTTTCCTGTGGTGGCTCGTAGCCGCCGAGTTCGGGCTGGCCGTTTTGTCGACGGCGCTGGGCCGGGCCGTATCACTCATGGATGGTTTGCTGGGCGATCTGTTCGCTAATCAGATTTCCGTCCGCTTGATGGAACACGCGGCTACCCTTGACCTCGAACAGTTTGAGGATGCTACGTTCTATGACAAACTCGAACGCGCCCGGCGCCAGTCGACCGGACGAACGGTACTGCTGTCTGGGGTATTCGGCCAAATACAGGAATTGATCTCGGTGGGTTTTCTGGCGGCCGGACTAGCCGTATATAACCCCTGGCTGTTGCTGCTGATTCTGATTGCTGTGACTCCCTCGTTCATTGGCGATAATTATTTCAACCAGCGCAGTTATTCGCTGTCCCGCTCCTGGACGCCCGAACGACGGGAACTGGACTACCTGCGCTACGTAGGGGCCAGCGACGAAACGGCCAAAGAGGTTAAGATTTTTGGTCTATCCGATTTCCTGATCGACCGGTTCCGGAGCCTTTCCTGGGAATATTTTACGAAGAACCGCACGCTGGCTATCAGCCGGGCGGGTTGGGGAACGATGTTAACCATACTTGGAACGGCGGGCTACTACGGTGCCTACGTCTGGATTGTGGCGCGGGCGGTTAACGGGACAATCTCACTGGGCGATCTTACGTTTCTGGCGGGTTCGTTCCGGCAGGTGCGCAGTTCGCTGGAGGGAATTCTACTTCAGTTCAGTAGTCTGACGCAGGAGGCTATTTACCTGCAGGACCTCTTTGATTTCTTTGCTATCAAACCGTTGATCTACTCGCCTGCTACGTTCCGGCCTTTTCCGAATCCCATTCAACAGGGCTTTACGTTTGAGAACGTCGGTTTCAAATACACGAACTCAGAGCGCTGGGCGGTGCGAGACCTGTCGTTTACGCTCCGGGCCGGTGAAAAACTGGCGCTAGTAGGCGAGAACGGAGCGGGCAAAACCACGCTGGTCAAACTACTGGCCCGGCTGTATGACCCGACGGAGGGGCGAATCCTGCTGGACGGCTACGATCTGCGTGAGTATGACCTGACCGTATTACGTCAGAATATTGGCGTTATCTTCCAGGATTACACCCGATTTAAAATGTCGGCCGGGACCAACATTGCCGTTGGGGACGTGAGCGAACGGATGAACCAGTCGCGGATCGAAACGGCCGCGCAGCAGTCGCTGGCCGATACGGTCATTGCCAAGCTGGAGGGCGGTTACGATCAGCAGCTGGGACGCTCGTTTGGCAAAGGGGTTGAACTCTCGGGTGGAGAGTGGCAGAAAGTAGCCCTTGGTCGCGCCTACATGCGCGACGCCCAGTTGGTTATTCTGGACGAGCCCACGGCCGCCCTCGACGCCCGTGCCGAATACGATGTATTCCAGCGATTCGCCAAACTAACCGAAGGTCACTCGTCGGTAATCATTTCGCACCGCTTCAGTACGGTCCGCATGGCCGACCGCATTCTGGTGCTTGATAAAGGAACGTTGCTCGAGATCGGCAGCCACGACGAGCTGTTACGTCAGGATGGTCGCTACGCCGAGCTGTTCAAGCTGCAGGCGCGGGGGTATCAGTAG
- a CDS encoding thioredoxin family protein yields the protein MKRLRYGLNRALFFVLLTASFTVQAEGPTGISFFKGSWKAVLNEARKQNKPIFVDIYTTWCGPCKQMARQAFPDAKVGEKFNANFISYQLDAERGEGVQIARKYTVTAYPTTLFVSADGDLIHRVVGYGGIEAMLTEADKAIAAAADPNPLSALEKHYASNKNNPAFVALYLTKRGQVGLPDPEALESYMQLVPDADWFSVENLTILSGNIGSTNSKAYDLLIQAIPKLGMDQDKMALARPIISGLQRAERKDYQKAIQKADERLLDAMLRNRRRLTAVVPIDGNVSADERESTYRRTFYLQTKDMDGYRKLAAQEGARLLAIPADSLKAKDELLLKRFQQQSAFMPDSAKQQAEFKQYAASMQNAETNRIATQLNSLAWDYYQHLSDQADLRQALAWSAKSLVYSRSGANLDTYAHLLSKLGHKAEAIKAQQEAIALVKAEGGDLDDYEKSLAEIRQR from the coding sequence ATGAAACGGTTACGTTACGGGCTCAACCGCGCCCTCTTTTTTGTCCTGCTTACAGCCTCGTTTACGGTACAGGCCGAAGGCCCAACGGGCATCAGTTTTTTTAAAGGCTCCTGGAAGGCAGTCCTGAACGAAGCCAGAAAGCAGAATAAACCAATCTTCGTCGATATCTACACGACCTGGTGCGGTCCCTGCAAGCAGATGGCCCGACAGGCTTTCCCGGACGCGAAGGTTGGCGAAAAATTCAACGCCAATTTTATCAGTTATCAGCTCGACGCCGAACGGGGTGAAGGTGTTCAGATCGCCAGAAAGTACACGGTTACTGCCTACCCAACGACCCTGTTCGTGTCGGCCGATGGTGACCTCATCCACCGGGTTGTTGGCTACGGCGGTATCGAGGCCATGCTGACGGAAGCCGACAAAGCCATTGCGGCAGCGGCTGACCCAAATCCACTGTCAGCGCTGGAGAAACACTACGCCAGCAACAAGAACAACCCGGCTTTTGTGGCCCTTTATCTAACCAAGCGGGGTCAGGTTGGCCTGCCTGATCCGGAAGCGCTGGAATCGTACATGCAGCTGGTCCCCGACGCCGATTGGTTTTCGGTCGAGAACCTGACCATTCTTAGCGGCAATATTGGGTCAACCAATTCAAAAGCCTATGATCTCCTCATTCAGGCTATTCCCAAACTGGGAATGGACCAGGATAAAATGGCATTAGCCCGCCCAATCATCAGCGGACTGCAACGGGCCGAACGAAAAGACTATCAGAAAGCCATTCAGAAAGCCGACGAACGTCTGCTTGACGCCATGCTCCGCAATCGTCGGCGGCTGACGGCGGTTGTGCCTATTGACGGTAACGTTAGCGCCGATGAACGGGAAAGCACGTACCGCCGGACGTTTTACCTCCAAACCAAGGACATGGATGGCTACCGGAAGCTCGCGGCTCAGGAAGGTGCCCGCCTGCTGGCAATTCCCGCCGATTCGCTGAAAGCCAAGGATGAACTTCTCCTAAAACGTTTTCAGCAGCAGTCCGCTTTTATGCCCGATTCAGCCAAACAACAGGCGGAGTTCAAACAGTACGCGGCCAGCATGCAAAATGCCGAAACAAACCGGATCGCGACCCAGCTGAATAGCCTGGCGTGGGACTATTATCAGCATTTATCCGATCAGGCCGATTTGAGACAGGCGCTGGCCTGGTCAGCAAAATCGCTGGTCTACAGCCGAAGTGGAGCAAATCTGGACACCTATGCTCATCTGCTCAGTAAGTTGGGCCACAAAGCTGAGGCAATTAAAGCGCAGCAAGAAGCGATCGCACTGGTAAAAGCAGAGGGCGGTGACCTCGACGATTACGAAAAGAGCTTGGCCGAAATTAGACAGCGATAG
- a CDS encoding SMR family transporter, translating to MVWAIGYLLAFYFLSLTLRNMPVSVAYVF from the coding sequence GTGGTGTGGGCGATCGGCTATTTGCTAGCGTTTTATTTTTTAAGCTTAACGTTGCGTAATATGCCCGTTAGTGTAGCTTATGTCTTTTGA
- a CDS encoding TetR/AcrR family transcriptional regulator, with the protein MVLIRFNVFTPVFPKGVKKKQDLKNTYLTKEPYGRFLCKVSMENSNNYKRKKEPQENRQLILEAATDIINRKGIESMSLDAVARMANLSKGGLMHHFPKKEALIDELFQNRLDQFTQAFKQELALNRSSAIAFLKTVVNEEFDEQQKRSLNVMTQACFNSEYYRQLFSQWYREHVIADPNDTSVANLTAILVADSLLLSNVFEFYQISSEQKQRLVAYLEKLERDL; encoded by the coding sequence GTGGTATTAATTCGTTTTAATGTATTTACCCCCGTTTTCCCGAAAGGGGTCAAGAAAAAACAAGATTTAAAAAATACTTACCTTACAAAGGAACCATATGGTCGGTTTCTTTGTAAGGTAAGTATGGAGAATAGCAATAATTATAAACGAAAGAAGGAGCCACAAGAAAATCGACAGCTCATCCTAGAAGCGGCTACAGACATTATCAATCGTAAAGGGATTGAGAGTATGAGCTTAGATGCGGTGGCCAGGATGGCTAACCTTAGCAAGGGAGGATTGATGCACCACTTTCCCAAAAAAGAAGCACTTATTGATGAGTTGTTTCAGAATCGGCTGGACCAATTCACTCAAGCTTTCAAGCAGGAACTAGCCCTTAATCGGTCGTCCGCTATCGCTTTCTTAAAGACAGTTGTCAATGAAGAGTTTGATGAACAACAAAAGCGGTCGTTAAACGTGATGACCCAGGCTTGTTTCAACAGTGAGTATTACCGGCAATTGTTCAGCCAATGGTACCGGGAACATGTGATTGCTGATCCAAACGATACTTCGGTTGCCAATCTAACGGCTATTCTGGTTGCAGATTCGCTGTTGCTATCTAACGTATTTGAATTTTATCAGATCAGCAGTGAGCAGAAGCAACGTCTTGTCGCCTACTTGGAAAAGCTGGAAAGGGATTTATAA
- a CDS encoding low affinity iron permease family protein — protein sequence MKSFTQFFETFASKATRATGSSTAFIIALLTVIIWLITGPIFGYSDTWQLIINTGTTIITFLMVFLIQKSQNKDSMAMQIKLNELIAVNRKASNRLLNIEDLSEAELRSLHEFFGRLAEKAKAEATLSESHSVEEAEEIHEEKVEELEKRQQTRKHRPKPNGNQLTAA from the coding sequence ATGAAATCATTCACGCAGTTTTTCGAAACGTTTGCTTCCAAAGCCACCCGCGCCACGGGTTCATCAACGGCTTTTATCATTGCCCTGCTAACCGTCATCATCTGGCTGATTACGGGGCCTATTTTCGGCTACTCTGATACCTGGCAGCTGATCATCAATACCGGAACGACCATCATTACGTTCCTTATGGTTTTTCTGATCCAGAAATCGCAGAACAAGGATTCGATGGCCATGCAGATCAAGCTCAACGAACTGATCGCGGTTAACCGGAAAGCCAGCAACCGACTCCTGAACATAGAAGACCTCAGCGAAGCCGAGTTACGTTCCCTCCACGAATTTTTTGGCCGCTTAGCCGAAAAAGCGAAGGCCGAAGCTACCTTATCAGAATCGCACTCCGTTGAGGAAGCCGAGGAGATTCACGAGGAGAAAGTTGAAGAACTGGAAAAACGGCAGCAGACCCGCAAACATCGCCCGAAACCAAACGGCAACCAGCTAACAGCAGCCTGA
- a CDS encoding thioredoxin family protein, with protein sequence MNYAWATLLFCLLLLPVHAEEPTGIQFFQGSWQQVLTEAKLQNRPIFVDIYTNWCPPCRRMAREAFPNPKVGEKFNTYFICYQVNAEFGEGLNVARAYGVQSYPTSLFMTPTGELVHRAIGYGGIESMITQADHALHLPKLRQFRKLKNRKQAAD encoded by the coding sequence ATGAACTACGCCTGGGCTACGCTTCTTTTTTGTCTTCTCCTGCTTCCTGTCCACGCCGAAGAACCAACGGGGATCCAGTTTTTTCAGGGTTCCTGGCAGCAGGTTCTGACCGAAGCGAAACTCCAGAACCGACCCATCTTTGTCGACATTTATACCAACTGGTGCCCCCCCTGCCGACGTATGGCGCGGGAAGCCTTTCCCAATCCGAAAGTAGGCGAGAAATTCAATACGTATTTTATCTGCTACCAGGTCAACGCTGAGTTTGGCGAAGGGCTGAACGTAGCAAGGGCCTATGGCGTGCAGAGCTACCCAACCTCATTGTTCATGACGCCCACCGGCGAACTGGTTCACCGGGCTATTGGCTACGGGGGTATTGAATCGATGATCACGCAGGCCGACCATGCTCTGCACTTACCCAAACTGCGCCAGTTTCGGAAGTTGAAAAACCGAAAGCAAGCGGCCGATTAG
- a CDS encoding type IX secretion system membrane protein PorP/SprF, which yields MKIRYQAGIFLGAVLSLVLSQTASAQKEVLYSQYLINPISINPAAAGSAETFQLSASLRRKWFGIRNAPLTQTVSVDGAVANGRVGLGFQALNDRMGLFAATGAYGSVAYRFNMPALAKLSIGVQGGVSVLPLYDYSTAAAINRPIASLGLGIYYKGDRFFGGLSVPELVGRALDLSERYLYQSVRPVMLQAGTRIDLSDKTVLIPSVLVSKIAERSPGVDLNARVWINEQLGLGLSYRYNSPGLVSANYLYALAEFQISNAIRLGYTFYSQTPENPTANLYFQPSTHEVTLRFTPNALTFTY from the coding sequence ATGAAAATTCGTTACCAGGCAGGCATTTTTTTGGGCGCCGTATTGAGTCTTGTGTTGTCTCAGACGGCATCGGCCCAAAAAGAAGTGCTTTACTCGCAGTACCTCATTAATCCCATCAGTATAAATCCGGCAGCTGCTGGCAGCGCCGAAACATTTCAGCTGTCGGCCTCGCTTCGACGCAAATGGTTTGGCATACGGAATGCCCCACTCACGCAAACGGTAAGCGTCGACGGAGCGGTAGCCAATGGCCGGGTCGGGCTGGGATTTCAGGCGTTGAACGACCGCATGGGGTTGTTTGCGGCAACGGGAGCCTACGGGAGTGTTGCGTATCGGTTTAACATGCCAGCGCTGGCCAAACTATCCATCGGGGTACAGGGGGGCGTTAGCGTATTGCCTCTGTATGACTACAGCACAGCCGCAGCAATCAACCGGCCCATTGCCAGCCTGGGTCTGGGAATCTACTATAAAGGCGACCGCTTTTTCGGCGGACTTTCGGTGCCGGAATTGGTTGGCCGGGCGCTGGATCTGTCGGAACGCTACTTATACCAGAGCGTACGGCCTGTGATGCTACAGGCGGGTACCCGAATTGATCTGAGTGACAAAACCGTACTGATTCCGTCGGTACTGGTATCCAAAATCGCCGAACGATCGCCGGGCGTTGATCTGAACGCCCGTGTCTGGATCAATGAGCAACTGGGCCTGGGCTTATCGTATCGCTACAACAGCCCTGGGTTGGTTTCAGCCAATTACCTGTATGCGCTGGCTGAGTTTCAGATAAGCAATGCGATACGGTTAGGCTATACGTTCTATTCGCAGACGCCTGAGAATCCGACGGCTAACCTTTATTTTCAGCCTAGTACGCACGAGGTAACGCTACGCTTCACGCCGAATGCCCTGACGTTTACGTACTAA
- a CDS encoding OmpA family protein, whose protein sequence is MNYRLYLLLGIACLLGKPLPLLAQSLIAEANRQFNQSYYDNAAALYEQVLAKPSELSDKNRLTAKMNLGYSYQQLHNSKKAEQVFRELLYSESIPPEDADCYLRYAQALASNGKYKEAEIAFEKYGKLKQQEKPEGITDNRYGNTDELLRKPANYKLDFLPLNTQNAEFSPALYQGGLVFVSAGGKKRLKKAFSQKNTPFLDLFFLPADEQNAKGKLKQVPLGKDAYTSPTANDSKMQGIYAGTQLHLGYNERPTSRSERFYESLNTKYHEGPATFTKDGSRIIFTRNNYNEGRYQQSTDRINKLKLYTASQLDGRWSKAEELPFNSDQYSTGHPALSPDDQLLYFASDRPGGFGGTDIYVSRWTNGKWSEPINLGKEVNTKGNELFPFVDETGNLYFSSNGLKGLGGLDLFYAQLNGSDQVKSVYNLGQPLNSEKDDFGIVTDKNRQTGYLSSNRRNGGADDDIYRFTRQGSLYPCRELTVGVFDADSNTPLDNTIIAINAANGQDVKQLKTNDSGLLRFCLDAESDATFLASRDGYLTNKVGFSTKNLADNQPVRLDISLAKPQLRSSEVFGPSTTTLRGRVTTQATQAGVVGAKIKLINMCDGIVQETTTDANGQYELMVLPGCDYRLESSKEGMAALSSLITSKGTGSPDLVMFTKGDVVKINNIHYGKNKATIQPAAAAELDKVVALLKQYPAMTIELRSHTDSRATTQYNKTLSTNRAKSAVAYLKSKGIAPARITAKGYGESEPLNKCKDGVTCTEEEHEQNRRTEIKILSLN, encoded by the coding sequence ATGAACTACCGTCTTTACCTGCTTCTGGGTATAGCCTGTCTGTTGGGTAAGCCATTACCATTACTGGCCCAGTCGCTCATTGCCGAAGCGAACCGCCAATTCAATCAGTCTTACTACGACAATGCGGCCGCGTTGTATGAGCAGGTGCTGGCAAAACCCAGTGAACTTTCCGACAAGAACCGCCTGACGGCGAAGATGAACCTGGGATACAGCTACCAGCAGCTGCATAACTCCAAAAAAGCAGAGCAGGTTTTTCGGGAATTACTCTACTCCGAATCAATTCCGCCCGAAGATGCTGACTGTTATCTACGCTACGCGCAGGCACTGGCCAGCAATGGTAAGTACAAGGAAGCCGAGATCGCGTTTGAGAAATACGGCAAACTGAAACAGCAGGAAAAACCAGAAGGCATTACGGATAACCGGTACGGTAATACGGATGAGTTGCTTCGGAAACCGGCTAATTACAAGCTTGATTTTTTGCCCTTGAATACGCAGAACGCCGAATTTAGCCCGGCGCTGTATCAGGGCGGGCTGGTGTTCGTATCAGCGGGCGGCAAGAAACGGCTGAAGAAAGCCTTCTCGCAGAAGAATACCCCTTTCCTGGATCTGTTTTTCCTCCCTGCCGACGAGCAGAACGCAAAAGGCAAGCTGAAGCAGGTGCCGCTGGGCAAAGATGCTTACACCAGTCCTACGGCCAACGACTCGAAGATGCAGGGAATCTACGCCGGTACCCAGCTGCATCTGGGCTATAACGAGCGCCCCACCAGCCGCTCCGAGCGTTTCTACGAAAGCCTCAATACCAAGTATCACGAAGGGCCAGCTACGTTTACCAAGGATGGGTCGCGCATTATTTTCACCCGCAACAACTACAACGAGGGGCGCTACCAGCAGAGTACGGACCGGATCAACAAACTAAAGCTGTACACGGCCAGCCAGTTGGATGGTCGCTGGAGCAAAGCCGAAGAATTACCTTTCAATAGTGATCAGTACTCGACGGGTCACCCCGCTTTGTCACCCGATGATCAACTGCTGTATTTTGCCTCCGACCGGCCGGGCGGGTTTGGCGGTACCGATATTTACGTATCGCGCTGGACCAACGGCAAATGGAGCGAACCTATTAACCTGGGGAAAGAAGTCAATACGAAAGGAAATGAGCTATTCCCGTTCGTTGATGAAACCGGTAATCTGTATTTCTCCTCAAATGGTCTGAAAGGCCTGGGCGGACTCGATCTGTTCTATGCGCAGCTGAACGGCAGTGACCAGGTGAAAAGCGTGTACAATCTGGGGCAGCCGCTGAATTCGGAAAAAGACGATTTTGGGATTGTAACGGATAAAAATCGGCAGACGGGTTACCTGAGTAGCAACCGCAGGAACGGGGGCGCCGATGACGATATTTATCGCTTCACGCGTCAGGGTTCGCTGTACCCCTGCCGGGAACTGACGGTTGGCGTGTTTGATGCTGATTCGAACACCCCTCTGGACAATACGATTATTGCGATCAACGCAGCAAACGGACAGGACGTAAAACAGTTGAAAACGAATGACAGTGGCTTACTGCGGTTCTGTCTGGATGCTGAAAGCGATGCTACGTTTCTGGCGAGCCGCGACGGGTATCTGACGAACAAAGTAGGGTTCTCGACGAAAAACCTGGCCGACAACCAGCCGGTACGGCTGGACATTTCGCTGGCAAAACCGCAGCTTCGTTCCAGTGAGGTATTTGGCCCTTCGACGACCACCTTACGCGGACGGGTGACGACACAGGCGACGCAGGCAGGAGTTGTTGGCGCGAAGATAAAACTCATCAACATGTGCGACGGGATTGTGCAGGAAACCACCACCGACGCCAACGGGCAGTACGAACTAATGGTCCTACCGGGCTGTGATTACCGCCTGGAAAGTAGTAAAGAGGGCATGGCTGCCCTGTCGAGCCTGATAACCAGCAAAGGCACAGGCTCCCCCGACTTAGTGATGTTCACCAAGGGCGATGTGGTCAAGATCAACAATATTCACTACGGCAAGAACAAAGCGACGATTCAGCCAGCCGCTGCTGCCGAGCTGGATAAAGTGGTTGCACTACTGAAACAATATCCGGCCATGACCATCGAACTCCGGTCGCATACCGACAGCCGGGCCACGACGCAGTATAACAAAACGCTGTCGACAAACCGGGCTAAGTCTGCTGTCGCCTACCTGAAATCGAAAGGAATTGCCCCCGCACGGATTACGGCAAAAGGATACGGTGAAAGCGAACCGCTCAATAAGTGCAAGGACGGCGTAACCTGCACGGAAGAAGAACACGAACAGAATCGCCGGACCGAAATCAAAATCCTGAGTCTGAACTAG